TGCAGTCTTTCCATCATTGTAGTAATCATAGAGATCATCACTTAGTGCATTGAGAATAAAATTCTTGCACAAGTAATCATTAGTCATCCACTGTTGAAGTTCACCATtctgtttttccttttcttcttcctcgGCAGTTTCATCAACGACAGGTATTGCCATTGTCAAAACAGAAACCACCTTCTTGATGGTTAGGAAAAATTCAGTCTTCTGTTTCCATCTTTTGAAATGCAAGCCTTCAAACCGGAATGGTTTGTTGGCATCAACAGTAGAAGAACCGTAGGCAGCAACCTCATCGGTATTCATGACAGCAATTGTAAAAGGACTCGTCTAAAAATTGTTGATAATTGCTGTAAAACTGAATAtgatgaggctgagtcgcggactaggtcgctctcttttagacgtttcgcggcacagctcggtggtgcaaagctgactatcaaccgcggcgtccctaggataaaacagccggaaatactgatcacactgcactgtgaaatcagctctaaaacactttctttgtattgctctgtgtttctgtgtgttttcaaatgaaaaatgaagCCAGTATCTATAGGCTAAGAAAACATAGCTGCTGAGTAAACAATTAATACAGAAAATGATTTTTGATTAATGAAGGAAACAGCAACAGTCAAAAAACGTGGAGAGGAAATCAGAGAGTCATAACAGTTATAAAAGgattgaataaaaattattaatacttttgtatgcaaaaaataaagtgctagcCGAACCCACCCAGACCAGACCAGGccgaccggacggacggcgcgcgtgtgtggtaaatcgggtaggatgtaactcctagcccgttcacaaaattaggtaccccttggggcccaaacccatatgagaaaaaccaagtttataaacccaatgtattgagttctcctaagcaatgtggaaaaaccacaaaactctctatcttctcatttcaagttacaagacacttttttttttctttttttttaattcaatatcTTTTCAACAAGTACTATATTTTAAGGACCTGAAAATAGATTActtcttaaatttattatctAAAGTCAGTAGCAGTTATACTCTAAGGAATCATCATGTTTCCGATGATGTAATGTATAATAAAATGTCTATGCTGCAAAGTGCAAACATCAATAAATTTATCTAACAAAACGACTTGCCAACTCTAAACAAAAATATGataactgcgtgattaaaataatttcaatttttcaatgAATTTACAAATTGCGAACCTAAATCATATATCTAggacataaaattttaaatcatcTTAACAACTtgaataaaccaaaaaaaaaatagcaaaaaattgGATTTATCAAAATTCGATATAAATCACACACTAGAACATAAGATTTTGATCAAAAATTTGAtataaattactttaaaattttataattaaaaaataaacaataataaattgattttttttaagtaaatcgaTAGTAGAACGTCAGCAAACaattagtaaatttaaattacGAATTTTTTGGTAAACtgtacaaataaaaattatatttttgcaataattttAGTCAgaggtatttttaaaaatattttggtgTTTTGTGAATATTTGTCTGAGTGTGGTTAACCTGgtctatttaaaatttacacaACCATAATCAAATACTCCAGCTGAAAGTGCGATTGATATGATAAAATAATACTCCAactatttaaatgataaattggTTTAAAATTCCAAAAGAAAAACCAGTAATTCTTTTTCAAAAccatctatttatttttataaaaatttatatattaaaaatattttttatcatcatgaaaattttataattttttcaaatataatttaaccataaAAAACATTGAAACAACTCAATTGTTATTTACGTTTATTAATTAAacttcttattatttttatttatatatagacATAATTATTATGGATCGAAATTCTCTCAGGTTCATTTGAACATGAGAGGTCATGTTTACGAATCTACATAATTCACTATAAAATGAATGGTGTggatcaatttaattataattgaatttatttgatttaccattcattttgtaatgaataGTGTAGATTTATTGAATATGAGCCTTCATATTCAAGTGAATTTGAGGAAATTCCaatccataatttttttaacttaaattttttttttgaaactttaaCTTATAATGTATGtcataattattttgttaattttacatattttattaaaattgtaaataaaattaatcataattatctCTCTGAATTTTTTCTTCCATCTAGGAATAGGTGTAATCAgcctcatttttttttttacacatATATATCTCTATTTGAGATTTTTATAGTGATTCTTTATAATTAAGAGAAAGAATAACTCAACTGAgggattataataattattataattatctgTCAATTATgagatatattaatttaaactttatcATGACTTGTAGTATACTAGTATTATGTAAAGAAAGAgaataaatttacatttttttttaagaagatagaatatattaagataattattgaagtacattaaaaatcaactgttataaaatatttaaaagacaaTAGACCGAATTCATAGATCAACTCCaatcagaaaaaaaattgaacagttcaacatttcaaaaaaaaaaaaaaacaacaacaaccaTGTAAAAGGGTAATTTTCTTGACATATTTTTAGTGCTTTTGCGTTGTCaatcaaaatgaaaattgaGAAGACTAATGACAATTGATATGAATCTATGAGGGGCTCATTCCGATCATCTATAACAATATTCATCGTTTGACCGACTACCTAATCTAACATCCATCATATATCACTAGTGCATGAAAAATTCATAGATCACATTTAGGTTAAAATTttccaaataataaaagaaaattttgcTACACATCGGCACCAATGGAAAATTTTAGCCTAAACCTGCTCCATGAATTATGTAAACCAAGAAATACAAttatgtaaatttaaattaaaatttcgaaAGCAATGTCTAATTTATACTATGTATAAAAACACGGATAGGGAGGAAACAAGTACATTtacattaatgttttttttttataaaatataattattaattaaaaaattattataataattattagagttatagtactaattaaaataaacttcttataatatttgttaaagtaattttctaaaatagactacttttaatatttaataattgttattttaattattatttaatcatataaaattctaattaaaataaaatatttttaataatttactaatttaattattatttgatattttctatttatattctctataaataaaacaaactaTTCCTAATTGACTActatttcaataatttttgatattttatatttaaatataatttataattataaaataattattaatcaaatataattataatatttgacgagtcacactacgagccacggGTGAAATATTAAAAACGACACTAATGCTAAAAGTAAAGAAGCTTACTAAATTTGCCAAAGAcgctaaaaatttggattttggaCATCTACTAGAAATAACTCACTACCAAATTATGCTAAGGTGTTTGCTATTATACCACGATATTACAATACGCATTTAACTAGCACTGTATTAGATAAAAGAAATCAGTGGAAATTCGCTAAAGCTATAAGCTAATAAGAACTGCTGCGTACAAGatggttattttttttattttttcttatttcttctgTACTTTCTCATTTTTAACTTAGCAATAAAACATCACATTCTTCACCTTCTCTTTTAATGCAGGCAGTGGCTGAACACATGACCCGTTGGCTCTACGCATGCATCGTAGTTTAGTATTTTCTGATGCTTCAGGTTTCATATAAAATCGAGCTCAGTATGCTGCCAGATGAGCATAGTATGCAGGAGGCACTGTCCATATATATACAGTTATACACACACATACACATGCTTATTAAACCATACTTTTCCGTATAAGAtactacctccgttcttttttagttgtccatttagccaatattgcgCATACCAAGATAGTGCTCCTTTTGTCTTAACTTATAAAGAGGAATACTGATatagccctattagttaataaatgctttttaaattaaaccatatagtcatttattagggatgggtaaatttggaagataatagctaaaaacacattgaaattctaaatggacaactaattagagacaaatatgttttgctaaatggacaactaaaaaagaacggagggagtaaaaaTAATCACCCCATgcaaaatactccctccgtcccataaagatagaaaaagtagctctttcacaagaattaagaaagtagttaattataggtaatttgtgataatttttctaaattgtccttttaatttcttaaagtAAATCATAATAAAGTAGTGATTCACACAACCCAAAGCCACTATACAAATATTAGCCAATAGAATCTTAGATGCATAAAAAGCAAACATTGaaactttaaatcaattaatgttaatataagggtattttaataattttatagttaactaacactactttttctatctttgtgggacaaaaaaagtagctactttttctatctttacgggacagagggagtaacATATAATATTCTTATTCGAGGTTACCTATAGAAACGGATCGTGTGCATCTAGCATACCTGCCAAAATAATGATTAATGTTAATATACAAATATGTAATTATACAATTTAAGTGTAGAGAAAACAATTTCTTGATCAGTGATGAGGCCCGAACCGAACTACTTACGTATAACAGAGGTTGTTTGTCAGAGACTGAATCTCGTTGGCAATGAAGCTATTCTCATCCCGTAGCACATGATAATGAGCAGGACGGCTAGTCCCCTGTTAAAATGTTCAATTCCAATGCAAACTCATGTGTTTATCCAAATGATCAGAATTTCTGACCATGTCTTTAATTTTCTAATATGATTCTTATAAGTTATAATCAATAACAAACCTGAATTCCTGCATGACTACATGAATAAAAATCGAATTCTGTGGGATGACATATTTTAGAATCCGCAACAGTACCTGTATtgcaataataaaaaaattgtagcaTGTTAgtttctaatttattaattCTGACAGGTATCTTGGATTGTAATTTAGGAATTTATGTGTCTGGGCTAGAGTATCAAAGTCTAGTTGggagaaataaaaacaaatagaaaAATTACCTGGTAAAATATTTTCACTCTTGTCGGTGTTACTTCTGTTGTCGTGATTGCTTGCGAAAAGTCGAGAATGATGCCGCTTTTGGACAACAACAAATGTTACTGGAGGTTGGTAACTAGCTTCAAGTGATGCACAAGCCTGCACATGTCTGAATTAGAAGCacacaaaaaatttaaacatgatAATGGAATAGAACCAGGCATAGTTAAATAGAGAAACCTTTCAGATTGCATTGAGTTCGTATAGCTAAACCTAATAGAATTGGCCTTCACTAACACCGTCCCTAAATTTATTACACATTGCATTTGAAAGTTAAAATTGACCGAGTTGGATATAGTTTTTGATTAAACTCCAGATCGCAAATAAAACTGCAGGGCGGTTAGTAAAAGATGATCCTCAATGGTTTTTGCCCTGTAGCTTTTTCAAATGAAAGTAGAAGCTCCCTGCAGTATCATCCCTTGTCTGAGTTTCATATTGCGAAAATGTCATAAACTACAATATATACTCATTATCATTAAATTGGCCTATCCCGGTATCaatatttatctaatttaatGGGGTATCTGGTGTTTACCTTATCATGCCACCAGAAACTGTGCCCTGTTGAGGATCTTGCCAGGTTTTGAATAAATCTTGAATAAGTTCTTGCCGATGAGGCTGAGCGCATACCAACCCGGCATATTTTGAAACCTCTGGCCAGTCTTGGGAGGTCTGAACAAAATGCATCAAAGCTAATACATAGGTGTAGGAGTATGCattcgtttcaaaacaaaatgaaacgagCTGagcctatttttttttttaaatggaactGAACCAAATTTTGAAAGGATTTCAAATATTTCGAACTGAGCCGAACCAAACTAGTTATAACTGTCTGCTTTCAAGAATTAAGATACAAGATTTAATCAGCTTACAGCAGCTATAGAGGGACTAGTATCCTCTCCAGACTCGGGATGTGTTACGTCAGCCCCGAAAATTATGGTCGGAATGTCACTAACCAAGGGAATCCTCCAGCTTAAAGCATCTAAAAGCACTGTATTTCTTCCTCCCATCTaaagaaaatagaaagaaaaaaaaacaagaaaatagtCAAGTCTCGTAATTTTCCATTTCTAGAGCAGAAAAATACTACATACTTACCTTCACATTGATTTTGAGCGACACATTTGCCAAATACTGTCTGTTAATCCTTAACACATGTTTAGTAAGTCAGCATTGAGAAATCAACCCGAGATCAGTTTTGCAAATTCGTTTTATATCACCTGAAATAATGCAGAGGATCCACAATTACTTTAAGAATCCGTGTTCTGTTTTTCtttatctaatttaaaatatttctcaTAATTCATAACGGTATCTAACTTCATATGTTAGAACAAGTGCAGACTATCGCATACCGTAAAGCGAGCCATTGTTGTCAGGAAGAATGGCAATAAGTAACTCCAGCTCTTTCCCTTCGAGTTTGCTTTGCAGCAGAATGACACATAAACTTTATAGCTTTTTTACCTGGTCAGGTCTTGCTGAGTATATTGGAATTACAGGCTCACTTTCAAACTCCTGTACCAGAAATAACCGGCATTCATCAGGTTTTCGTGCAAATCAAGTCATGCCATTGCAAAAGATCAAGAATTTTTACCATGCTAGAAATTTGGCACATCTCAACAAGCTGTTGGCAGAAACTGCAAGCAGCGGTTTCTTGAACACTTCGCGAGAAATTAATGCAAGCCCAATATTTTACGGTGCCCCATTTATCACTTTCTGCGATAAATCTATACGAAATCAGTACTTTCACAAAGATGTTATTCTAGTTTGATTTTATCTATATAACTAACCTTATTCGTCATGTTCCATTGACCGACTTGAGG
This region of Mercurialis annua linkage group LG1-X, ddMerAnnu1.2, whole genome shotgun sequence genomic DNA includes:
- the LOC126658979 gene encoding protein argonaute PNH1-like — its product is MGGRNTVLLDALSWRIPLVSDIPTIIFGADVTHPESGEDTSPSIAATSQDWPEVSKYAGLVCAQPHRQELIQDLFKTWQDPQQGTVSGGMIRHVQACASLEASYQPPVTFVVVQKRHHSRLFASNHDNRSNTDKSENILPGTVADSKICHPTEFDFYSCSHAGIQGTSRPAHYHVLRDENSFIANEIQSLTNNLCYTYARCTRSVSIVPPAYYAHLAAY